Proteins from one Mycolicibacter virginiensis genomic window:
- a CDS encoding thioesterase family protein, with amino-acid sequence MIPFVVRRGDDLAPNPIAHGGWGPTLGGQVVGGLLARAVERHAGEADLQPARLTVEILRRVAGAPLRVDASVVRSGSRMRAIDAEMTQDGELVARASALYLRRGPQPDGDFFTTEVCLPPVPEEPARLDDSVPMFIRAYGNDEGAGFPWQHAGPRYAWLREIRDLVEGEELTPFVRAAMAVDVTASLTNFSTKGLAFINADYTLTLSRLPVGPYIGLAALTHYSDAGVATGSASLFDTLGPIGSGVSTAIANFNFDADRKYGEKSPRRLGDSA; translated from the coding sequence ATGATTCCGTTTGTGGTGCGTCGTGGCGACGACCTGGCGCCCAACCCGATCGCGCACGGCGGGTGGGGGCCGACCCTCGGGGGACAGGTCGTGGGCGGGCTGCTGGCCCGCGCCGTCGAGCGGCACGCGGGAGAAGCCGACCTGCAGCCGGCGCGACTGACCGTCGAGATCCTGCGCCGGGTGGCCGGTGCACCGCTGCGGGTCGATGCGTCGGTGGTGCGCTCCGGCTCGCGGATGCGTGCGATCGACGCCGAGATGACCCAGGACGGCGAGCTGGTGGCCCGTGCTTCGGCGTTGTACCTGCGTCGCGGTCCGCAGCCCGACGGTGACTTCTTCACCACCGAGGTCTGCCTGCCGCCGGTCCCGGAAGAGCCGGCCCGGCTGGATGATTCGGTGCCCATGTTCATCCGGGCTTATGGCAACGACGAAGGCGCCGGCTTCCCGTGGCAGCACGCCGGACCGCGCTACGCGTGGCTGCGTGAGATCCGTGACCTGGTCGAGGGCGAAGAACTGACGCCGTTCGTCCGGGCGGCGATGGCCGTCGACGTCACCGCCTCGCTGACGAATTTCAGCACCAAGGGCCTGGCCTTCATCAACGCCGACTACACCCTGACCCTGAGCAGGCTGCCGGTCGGTCCCTACATCGGGCTGGCGGCGCTGACCCACTACAGCGACGCGGGCGTGGCGACCGGAAGTGCAAGCCTGTTCGACACTCTCGGCCCGATCGGCAGCGGTGTGTCGACCGCCATCGCGAACTTCAATTTCGATGCCGACCGGAAATACGGTGAGAAGTCCCCGCGCCGGCTAGGCGATAGCGCCTGA
- a CDS encoding Zn-ribbon domain-containing OB-fold protein, whose protein sequence is MQKALAPDISTWPEESPQLVGSRCADCAATVFPAQPRCPSCSGDRMSQELLPRTGTLVAWTTQGFPPGAPYLGPTGKDFVPFGVGLVQLGDVVRVEGRLTENDSDKLEFGMPVELVMVPFTSDADGNEVITFAFRPV, encoded by the coding sequence ATGCAGAAAGCGCTAGCTCCCGACATCTCGACCTGGCCGGAGGAGAGCCCGCAGTTGGTGGGCAGTCGGTGCGCGGACTGCGCCGCCACGGTCTTTCCGGCCCAGCCACGCTGCCCGAGCTGCAGCGGCGACCGGATGAGCCAGGAACTGCTTCCGCGCACCGGAACCCTGGTGGCCTGGACCACCCAGGGTTTTCCGCCCGGGGCGCCGTACCTGGGTCCCACCGGCAAGGACTTCGTACCGTTCGGTGTCGGACTGGTGCAGCTGGGCGACGTCGTCCGGGTCGAAGGCCGGCTCACCGAGAACGACTCGGACAAGCTGGAATTCGGCATGCCGGTGGAGTTGGTCATGGTGCCGTTCACCTCCGACGCCGACGGCAACGAGGTCATCACCTTCGCCTTTCGGCCGGTATAG
- a CDS encoding thiolase family protein has translation MTHDVAIIGVGLHPFGRFEGKSAMAMGVDAIFAAVADAGVNWKDIGAATGGSWTVANPDAIVGMVGLSGIPFTNVFNACATAASAAKVCADGIRLGDYDIGIAVGLDKHPRGAFTEDPALVGMPRWYAENGQYLTTQFFGMKANRYLHDHGISRQTLAKVAAKNFRNGVLNPNAFRRKPISEEEILDSAMLNYPLTQYMFCAPDEGAAAVVMCRADIAHRYTDKPVYLRAVEVRTRRYGAYEVNTTFAPVVEDVAPTVYAARAAFEKAGVAPEDVDVIQLQDTDAGAEIIHMAECGFCADGDQEKLLADGATEITGSLPINTDGGLIANGEPIGASGLRQIHELVRQLRGEAGDRQVPGKPKVGFAQLYGAPGTAAATILTR, from the coding sequence ATGACTCATGACGTAGCGATCATCGGTGTGGGCCTGCACCCATTCGGCCGATTCGAGGGCAAGTCCGCGATGGCGATGGGGGTCGACGCGATCTTCGCCGCGGTGGCCGACGCGGGGGTGAACTGGAAAGACATCGGCGCCGCGACCGGTGGCAGCTGGACGGTGGCCAACCCGGATGCGATCGTCGGAATGGTCGGGCTGTCGGGTATCCCGTTCACCAACGTGTTCAACGCGTGCGCCACCGCGGCCAGCGCGGCCAAGGTCTGCGCCGACGGTATCCGGCTGGGCGACTACGACATCGGCATCGCCGTCGGCCTGGACAAGCACCCGCGCGGGGCGTTCACCGAAGACCCGGCGTTGGTCGGAATGCCGCGATGGTATGCCGAGAACGGCCAGTACCTGACCACCCAGTTCTTCGGCATGAAGGCCAATCGCTACCTGCACGATCACGGCATCTCCCGGCAGACGTTGGCCAAAGTCGCGGCGAAGAACTTCCGCAACGGCGTGCTGAACCCGAATGCGTTCCGGCGGAAGCCGATCTCCGAGGAGGAGATCCTGGACTCGGCGATGCTGAACTATCCGCTGACCCAATACATGTTCTGCGCTCCCGACGAGGGCGCGGCGGCGGTTGTGATGTGCCGCGCCGACATCGCGCACCGCTATACCGACAAGCCGGTGTACCTGCGCGCGGTGGAGGTCCGCACGCGGCGCTACGGCGCCTACGAGGTGAACACCACCTTCGCCCCGGTCGTCGAAGACGTGGCACCCACGGTGTACGCCGCCCGCGCCGCCTTTGAAAAGGCCGGTGTCGCACCCGAAGATGTCGACGTCATCCAGTTGCAGGACACCGACGCCGGCGCCGAGATCATTCACATGGCCGAGTGCGGCTTCTGCGCCGACGGCGACCAGGAGAAGCTGCTGGCCGACGGCGCGACCGAGATCACCGGGTCACTGCCGATCAACACCGACGGCGGGCTGATCGCCAACGGTGAACCGATCGGCGCATCCGGACTGCGCCAGATCCACGAGCTGGTGCGCCAGCTGCGCGGCGAAGCCGGCGACCGGCAGGTGCCCGGCAAGCCGAAGGTGGGATTCGCTCAGCTCTACGGCGCTCCAGGCACCGCCGCGGCAACCATTCTGACCCGCTGA
- a CDS encoding amidohydrolase family protein, whose translation MSQFRDAPIFDADQHMYETPEALTKYLPEKYSRAVQFAQIGRQTRIIINGKVSDFIPNPTFERVAAPGAHEKFFAGENTEGLTLREMQGQAIEAPAATRNPADRVAELDRQGVTEALNYPTLASLVEHSSADDPELTLAIIHALNQWMAEHWSYDYDGRVFSTPIINLSEVEGAQRELEYILDQGAAVALVKPGPVNGIRGWRSPALPEFDPFWRDVQAAGLPIVLHASFPPLDDYVGRWEPPYTQNFMTQSAFRWMVLGHREIADMITALICHGTLTRFPKLRIASVENGSSWIGPLFHDFGDLYKKMPQNFPEHPHEVFRRNIWVSPFWEGAVSDVVDTVGWDKVLFGSDYPHPEGLAEPKGFWRYAEGMDVRRTYDFMGDNARRFMGRPIANPDPAALKPPALADA comes from the coding sequence ATGAGCCAATTCCGTGACGCACCGATCTTTGATGCCGACCAACACATGTACGAAACCCCCGAGGCACTGACCAAGTACCTGCCGGAGAAGTATTCGCGGGCGGTCCAATTCGCCCAGATCGGCCGCCAGACCCGGATCATCATCAACGGCAAGGTCAGCGACTTCATCCCCAATCCCACCTTCGAGCGGGTCGCCGCGCCGGGCGCACACGAGAAGTTCTTCGCCGGGGAGAACACCGAGGGACTGACCCTGCGTGAGATGCAGGGCCAGGCGATCGAGGCGCCGGCGGCAACCCGCAACCCCGCGGACCGGGTCGCCGAGCTGGACCGCCAGGGCGTCACCGAAGCATTGAACTATCCCACGTTGGCCAGCCTGGTCGAGCATTCCAGCGCCGACGACCCGGAGCTCACGCTGGCCATCATTCACGCGCTGAACCAGTGGATGGCCGAGCACTGGTCCTACGACTACGACGGCCGGGTGTTCTCCACGCCGATCATCAATCTGTCCGAGGTCGAGGGCGCACAGCGGGAACTGGAGTACATCCTCGATCAGGGCGCAGCGGTGGCGCTCGTCAAACCCGGACCGGTCAACGGCATCCGCGGTTGGCGCTCTCCGGCGCTGCCGGAGTTCGACCCGTTCTGGCGTGATGTCCAGGCCGCCGGTCTGCCCATCGTGCTGCATGCCAGCTTCCCGCCGCTCGACGACTACGTCGGCCGGTGGGAGCCGCCGTACACGCAGAACTTCATGACGCAAAGCGCTTTCCGCTGGATGGTGCTGGGGCACCGCGAGATCGCCGACATGATCACCGCGCTGATCTGCCATGGCACCCTGACCCGCTTCCCCAAGCTGCGCATCGCCAGCGTGGAGAACGGCAGCTCCTGGATCGGGCCGCTGTTTCACGACTTCGGCGACCTCTACAAGAAGATGCCGCAGAACTTCCCGGAGCATCCACACGAGGTGTTCCGGCGCAACATCTGGGTCAGCCCGTTCTGGGAGGGCGCCGTCTCCGACGTGGTGGACACCGTCGGCTGGGACAAGGTGCTGTTCGGATCGGACTATCCGCATCCCGAGGGACTGGCCGAGCCGAAGGGATTCTGGCGCTACGCCGAGGGAATGGACGTCCGGCGCACCTATGACTTCATGGGCGACAACGCCCGCCGGTTCATGGGCCGACCGATCGCGAACCCGGATCCGGCGGCCCTCAAGCCACCAGCGCTCGCCGACGCCTAG
- a CDS encoding SDR family NAD(P)-dependent oxidoreductase, protein MEIENKRAIIVGGASGFGKATAELLAKRGAQVAVLDRPQSKGKEVAESIGGLFFEADVTDFSGTERVLNEAVEALGGLHIAVTTAGGGIGQRTITRDGPHDLEAFRSTQDLNVVGTFNVSRLAAWHMSTNEPEDDERGVIINTSSIAAFEGQIGQIAYTASKAAIAGMCLTMARDLGGVGIRVLAIAPSLFATGLTQGIPDEFAAVLTKDAAFPKRLGRPEEYAKLAAAIVENPMLNGQCIRLDAGQRFAPK, encoded by the coding sequence GTGGAGATCGAAAACAAGCGCGCGATCATCGTCGGTGGCGCATCGGGTTTCGGTAAGGCGACAGCGGAGCTGTTGGCCAAACGCGGTGCCCAGGTGGCGGTCTTGGACCGGCCGCAGTCCAAGGGCAAGGAAGTGGCCGAGTCGATCGGCGGCCTCTTCTTCGAAGCCGACGTCACCGACTTCTCCGGTACCGAGCGGGTGCTGAACGAGGCGGTCGAGGCGTTGGGCGGGCTGCACATCGCGGTCACCACCGCCGGTGGCGGTATCGGCCAGCGAACGATCACTCGCGACGGGCCGCACGACCTGGAGGCGTTTCGCAGCACCCAGGATCTCAACGTCGTCGGGACCTTCAACGTCAGCCGGCTCGCGGCCTGGCACATGAGCACCAATGAGCCGGAAGACGATGAGCGCGGCGTGATCATCAATACGTCCTCGATCGCGGCGTTCGAAGGCCAGATCGGGCAGATCGCCTACACCGCGTCCAAGGCCGCCATCGCAGGAATGTGCCTGACAATGGCCCGTGACCTGGGCGGTGTGGGCATCCGGGTGCTGGCGATCGCGCCCAGCCTGTTCGCCACCGGCCTCACCCAGGGCATCCCCGACGAGTTCGCCGCTGTGCTGACCAAGGACGCGGCATTCCCGAAGCGGCTGGGTCGCCCCGAGGAGTACGCCAAGCTGGCGGCCGCCATCGTCGAGAACCCGATGCTCAACGGCCAGTGCATCCGCTTGGACGCCGGCCAGCGCTTCGCGCCGAAGTGA
- a CDS encoding nuclear transport factor 2 family protein yields the protein MADDAAQIEAIKRLKSRYCRYLDTKDWAAWRALFTDDFVSDTSSAGGKVITGADEFVAFTRKSLRDQPTVHQVHAPDIELDSPTTAHGVWALEDVVRFGPGVNLRGYGHYTETYEKVDGDWRITTSTLTRLREDIFNGVFAVYLSPRVRSSLARIASRFIN from the coding sequence GTGGCTGACGACGCCGCGCAGATCGAGGCGATCAAACGCCTCAAGTCCCGCTACTGCCGGTACCTGGACACCAAAGACTGGGCGGCCTGGCGTGCGCTGTTCACTGATGACTTCGTCAGCGATACGTCGAGTGCAGGTGGCAAAGTCATCACTGGCGCCGATGAATTCGTGGCTTTCACCCGCAAAAGCCTGCGAGACCAGCCCACTGTCCACCAGGTCCACGCCCCCGACATCGAATTGGACTCGCCGACCACGGCACACGGGGTGTGGGCGCTCGAAGACGTGGTGCGGTTCGGTCCCGGCGTCAACCTGCGCGGCTACGGCCACTACACCGAGACGTATGAAAAGGTCGACGGCGACTGGCGGATCACGACCTCGACGCTGACCAGGCTGCGCGAGGACATCTTCAACGGGGTGTTCGCGGTTTACCTCTCGCCGCGTGTCCGATCGTCGCTGGCCAGAATCGCCAGCCGGTTCATCAACTGA
- a CDS encoding Zn-ribbon domain-containing OB-fold protein produces the protein MTTFERPMPVKTPTTAPFWDALAQHRIVIQYSPSTESYVFYPRVRAPRTLADDLEWREISGMGTLYSFTVARRPVGLHFADAVPQLLAIVEWDEGPRFSTELVNADPADLVVGMRVQPVFCDYPDHDVTMLRYEPVPNRG, from the coding sequence ATGACCACTTTTGAGCGGCCGATGCCGGTCAAGACGCCCACCACCGCTCCGTTCTGGGATGCGCTGGCGCAGCATCGCATCGTCATCCAGTACTCACCGTCAACCGAGAGTTACGTGTTCTATCCGCGTGTTCGGGCGCCGCGCACGCTGGCTGATGATCTGGAATGGCGCGAGATCTCCGGAATGGGCACGCTGTACTCCTTCACGGTGGCCCGCCGGCCGGTCGGGCTGCACTTCGCCGACGCCGTCCCGCAGCTGTTGGCGATCGTCGAATGGGACGAAGGCCCGCGGTTCTCCACCGAACTGGTCAACGCCGATCCCGCGGATCTGGTGGTGGGGATGCGGGTGCAGCCGGTGTTCTGCGACTACCCGGACCACGACGTCACGATGCTGCGCTACGAACCGGTTCCGAATCGTGGCTGA
- a CDS encoding thiolase family protein: MGLRGDAAIVGYVELPPERMNKATPAPFTLEQWAELSAAALADAGLPGELVNGIVTSHLGESEIFVPSTIAEYLGVPARFAEIVDLGGASAAAMVWRAAAAIELGICDVVLCALPARYITPMSERKPKPLVDAMFFGSSSNQYGSPQAEFEIPYGNLGQNGPYGQVATRYGAVYGYDERAMAKLVVDQRVNANHTDGAIWRDTPLTVEDVLASPVIADPLHMLEIVMPCVGGAAVVIASTEVAKRARNRPVWIKGFGEHVPFKTPTYAADLLATPIREAADTAFAMTDLTRADMDMVSIYDCYTITVLLSLEDAGFCEKGKGMQFLADHDLTFRGDFPLNTAGGQLGFGQAGLAGGMHHVCDATRQIMGRAQAAQVADCNRAFVSGNGGILSEQTTLILEGD, from the coding sequence ATGGGACTACGTGGAGACGCCGCGATCGTCGGCTACGTCGAGCTGCCGCCGGAACGGATGAACAAGGCCACCCCGGCCCCGTTCACCCTGGAGCAGTGGGCCGAACTGAGCGCGGCAGCACTGGCCGACGCGGGCCTGCCGGGCGAACTCGTCAACGGCATCGTCACCTCACACCTGGGCGAATCCGAGATCTTCGTACCCTCCACGATCGCCGAATACCTGGGTGTTCCAGCGCGGTTCGCCGAAATCGTCGACTTGGGCGGGGCCAGTGCCGCGGCCATGGTCTGGCGTGCCGCGGCGGCGATCGAACTGGGCATCTGTGATGTGGTGCTGTGCGCGCTGCCGGCCCGCTACATCACCCCGATGTCGGAACGTAAACCCAAGCCACTGGTCGACGCCATGTTCTTCGGGTCCTCGAGCAACCAATACGGTTCTCCGCAAGCCGAGTTCGAGATTCCCTACGGCAACCTGGGGCAGAACGGCCCCTACGGCCAGGTCGCCACTCGCTACGGCGCCGTCTACGGTTACGACGAGCGGGCGATGGCCAAACTGGTCGTCGATCAGCGCGTCAACGCCAATCACACCGACGGCGCCATCTGGCGCGACACCCCGCTGACCGTTGAAGACGTACTGGCCAGCCCGGTGATCGCCGACCCGCTGCACATGCTGGAGATCGTGATGCCCTGCGTGGGCGGCGCCGCGGTGGTGATCGCCAGCACCGAGGTCGCCAAGCGAGCCCGCAACCGTCCGGTGTGGATCAAGGGATTCGGCGAACACGTGCCGTTTAAGACACCGACATACGCCGCAGACCTGCTGGCGACTCCCATCCGCGAGGCCGCCGACACCGCCTTCGCCATGACGGATCTGACGCGCGCGGATATGGACATGGTCTCCATCTACGACTGCTACACGATCACCGTGCTGCTGTCGCTGGAGGACGCCGGGTTCTGCGAGAAGGGCAAGGGCATGCAGTTCCTCGCCGATCACGACCTGACCTTCCGCGGCGACTTCCCACTCAACACCGCGGGCGGTCAACTCGGATTTGGCCAGGCCGGCCTGGCCGGCGGCATGCACCACGTCTGCGACGCCACCCGCCAGATCATGGGCCGGGCTCAGGCTGCGCAGGTGGCCGACTGCAACCGGGCCTTCGTCTCGGGCAACGGCGGGATCCTGTCGGAACAGACGACCCTCATCCTGGAAGGGGACTGA
- a CDS encoding acyl-CoA dehydrogenase, which yields MSVTLSAEQRQLGESLRQFAGRHAPMADTRKAFDALAAGELPAWWDDLVANGFHAIHLPEQYGGQGGGLLDVAAVLEAAGTVSLPGPLLPTVTAGAVGLLAEATPAREEYLRALAAGAPAAVVLGGQSDFVARRADDGWLISGASDVISGARSARLALVCARCEDGTGLWAVVDTARATIQPVAGTDLLTDLATITLADHPVRAAEALTGIDTGRAEYLAVGLAAAVCAGIAGWCVEAATAHLHTREQFGVRIGTFQALQHQAAMLLVSAELACAAAWDALRAVADSAPQHRIAAATAALAAVAPCPDTVFDTLTMFGAIGFTWEHDLHLYWRRATSIAASIGAATDWARRLGELTVAQQRDFTVDLGGAEAEFRAGVAATLDAAQALVNDGPGRQGDYPHFETGPQRTLIAEAGLIAPQWPAPWGRDASPLQQLIIIEEFAKRPGLVRPSLGIAEWILPSLVRAAPDALQQRLIPPTQRGELAWCQLFSEPGAGSDLASLTTRAVKVDGGWRINGHKIWTSAAQRADYGALLARTDPTAAKHRGIGYFIVDMRSPGIEVQPIVMATGAAEFNEVFLTDVFVPDEMLLGEPTEGWQLAIATMAEERTAISGYVENDRAVALRAIAAAPGRSRDDALRALGELDAYANAIRALGVRETIRLLDGEGTGASSSIAKVAMNVLLRRTFHATLATVGRLAMVADSEPAVVEPYLLSPAELIGGGTKEIQLNIIAQMILGLPRK from the coding sequence GTGAGCGTGACGCTCAGCGCCGAACAACGCCAACTCGGCGAGTCGCTGCGGCAGTTCGCCGGCCGGCACGCACCGATGGCCGACACCCGCAAGGCCTTCGATGCGCTGGCTGCCGGGGAACTGCCGGCTTGGTGGGACGACTTGGTCGCCAACGGGTTCCACGCGATTCATCTGCCTGAACAGTACGGCGGCCAGGGCGGTGGGCTGCTCGACGTCGCCGCCGTACTGGAGGCCGCGGGAACAGTGTCGCTACCGGGTCCGCTGCTGCCGACGGTGACCGCCGGCGCGGTCGGTCTGCTCGCCGAGGCCACGCCGGCGCGGGAGGAGTATTTGCGTGCCCTCGCCGCCGGTGCGCCGGCAGCCGTCGTGCTCGGCGGGCAATCGGACTTCGTCGCACGACGAGCCGACGACGGCTGGCTGATCAGCGGTGCCTCGGACGTGATCTCCGGTGCCCGCTCGGCCCGCCTCGCGCTGGTCTGCGCCCGCTGCGAGGACGGGACCGGCCTGTGGGCCGTGGTCGACACAGCCCGGGCGACGATCCAGCCGGTGGCCGGCACGGACCTGCTCACCGACCTGGCCACGATCACCCTGGCCGATCACCCGGTGCGCGCCGCCGAGGCACTGACCGGGATCGACACCGGGCGCGCGGAGTATCTCGCCGTCGGTCTTGCCGCAGCGGTGTGTGCCGGCATCGCCGGGTGGTGCGTCGAGGCGGCCACCGCGCATCTGCACACCCGCGAACAGTTCGGTGTCCGGATCGGTACGTTCCAGGCATTGCAGCACCAGGCGGCCATGTTGCTGGTCAGCGCCGAACTGGCCTGTGCCGCAGCGTGGGACGCATTGCGAGCTGTCGCCGATTCCGCCCCGCAGCATCGCATCGCCGCCGCCACCGCGGCGTTGGCGGCAGTCGCACCGTGCCCGGACACCGTGTTCGACACGCTGACGATGTTCGGTGCGATCGGGTTCACCTGGGAACACGATCTGCACCTGTATTGGCGCCGCGCCACCAGCATCGCCGCTTCGATCGGTGCTGCCACCGACTGGGCCCGTCGGCTCGGCGAGCTGACCGTCGCGCAGCAGCGGGACTTCACCGTCGACCTCGGCGGCGCGGAAGCCGAGTTCCGGGCGGGGGTCGCCGCGACTCTCGACGCCGCCCAAGCGCTGGTCAACGACGGTCCGGGACGCCAGGGCGACTACCCGCACTTCGAAACGGGCCCGCAGCGGACGCTGATCGCCGAAGCCGGGCTGATCGCCCCGCAGTGGCCCGCGCCGTGGGGACGCGACGCTTCCCCATTGCAGCAGCTGATCATCATCGAGGAGTTCGCCAAACGGCCCGGTCTGGTCCGGCCGTCGCTGGGCATCGCCGAATGGATCCTGCCGTCGCTCGTGCGCGCCGCACCGGATGCCCTGCAGCAGCGGCTGATTCCCCCGACCCAGCGCGGCGAACTCGCCTGGTGCCAGCTGTTCTCCGAGCCCGGAGCCGGCTCCGACCTGGCGTCGCTGACCACTCGCGCGGTCAAGGTCGACGGCGGATGGCGCATCAACGGCCACAAGATCTGGACCTCGGCCGCGCAGCGCGCAGACTACGGCGCACTGCTGGCCCGTACCGACCCCACGGCAGCCAAGCATCGCGGGATCGGCTATTTCATCGTGGACATGCGCTCGCCGGGCATCGAAGTCCAGCCGATCGTGATGGCCACCGGGGCAGCCGAATTCAACGAAGTGTTCCTCACCGACGTCTTCGTACCCGACGAGATGCTGCTCGGAGAGCCCACCGAAGGCTGGCAGCTGGCGATCGCCACCATGGCCGAGGAGCGCACCGCCATCAGCGGATACGTCGAGAACGACCGGGCCGTGGCGCTGCGGGCCATCGCCGCGGCCCCGGGCCGATCGCGCGATGACGCACTGCGCGCACTTGGCGAACTCGACGCCTACGCCAACGCGATCAGGGCACTCGGGGTGCGCGAGACCATCAGGCTGCTGGACGGCGAGGGCACGGGGGCGTCGTCGAGCATCGCGAAAGTGGCGATGAACGTGCTGCTGCGCCGCACCTTCCACGCCACCTTGGCCACCGTCGGGCGACTGGCGATGGTCGCCGATTCCGAGCCGGCTGTCGTCGAACCATATCTGTTGTCGCCGGCCGAGCTGATCGGCGGCGGTACCAAGGAAATTCAGCTGAACATCATCGCGCAGATGATTCTCGGCCTGCCCCGCAAATGA
- a CDS encoding IclR family transcriptional regulator: protein MTAAMGAGGTVRPVSSPPTERVMRILELLAADPERHFSLSEISQTLGISHGTCHAILATLAGRQWLVRDRRSGGYSWGPALAALARPINRQAFRPELQRLFDAVGRQVILGARQGATVVVTDSVGESIAGLRLGAGFRIPLVAPFGREFIAGAGEPVKKEWLSGLGAPSPRLRRRLAAVLDEVGRRGYAIDRMSREYVRVYSALQALAADGEPDEITARLATAFADLTEVDYLPDELGNTERHPIASVSAPVRDIDGTATMSVGVAPFAALTAAEVAELGAAVRETAARIQSQWTARGEHEEST from the coding sequence ATGACGGCAGCGATGGGTGCGGGCGGCACGGTCCGTCCGGTGTCGTCGCCGCCGACCGAGCGGGTGATGCGGATCCTGGAGCTGCTGGCCGCCGACCCGGAACGACACTTCTCCCTGTCGGAGATCTCGCAGACTTTGGGCATCAGCCACGGCACCTGCCACGCGATCCTCGCCACCCTGGCCGGCCGGCAGTGGCTCGTGCGGGACCGCCGGTCGGGCGGATATTCCTGGGGCCCCGCGCTGGCCGCGCTCGCCCGCCCCATCAATCGGCAGGCCTTCCGGCCGGAGCTGCAGCGGCTTTTCGACGCGGTCGGCCGACAGGTGATCCTCGGGGCCCGCCAGGGCGCGACAGTGGTGGTGACCGATTCGGTCGGGGAGTCGATCGCCGGCTTGCGGTTGGGCGCCGGCTTCCGGATTCCGCTGGTGGCGCCGTTCGGCCGTGAGTTCATCGCCGGCGCAGGCGAACCGGTCAAGAAGGAATGGCTCAGCGGGCTGGGCGCGCCGTCGCCGCGGTTGCGGCGACGGCTGGCCGCCGTGCTCGACGAGGTCGGCCGGCGCGGCTACGCGATCGACCGGATGAGCCGCGAATATGTGCGGGTGTACTCGGCCCTGCAGGCGCTGGCGGCCGACGGCGAGCCCGACGAGATCACCGCGCGGTTGGCCACGGCGTTCGCCGATCTCACCGAGGTCGACTACCTGCCCGACGAACTCGGCAACACCGAGCGGCATCCGATCGCCAGTGTCTCGGCTCCGGTCCGCGACATCGACGGGACGGCGACGATGTCGGTGGGAGTCGCCCCCTTCGCGGCCCTGACCGCGGCGGAGGTCGCCGAACTCGGTGCGGCCGTGCGAGAGACCGCCGCGCGTATCCAATCCCAGTGGACTGCACGTGGAGAACATGAGGAGAGCACGTGA
- a CDS encoding SDR family oxidoreductase, translating into MVSVITGGAGGMGLATAKIVGRQQPVVLCDIRQDRLEAAADVLQEHDIVTVHCDVTDRDAVASLFATAAGIGPLTSVIHAAGVSPSMGDADYVMRTNAIGTLNVNEIFLGTAPGGAAIVNVASMAAHLLPDELIPTGQFPLALHDSGEFTDAMAAVCDPMPPEVRSGFAYAVSKAFVRWYSSAQAERFNGRGLRIVSVSPGSVDTEMGRLEERAGAGAMVTDAAVPRWGTPEEMAELLAFCVSNQAGYLTGTDILNDGGVVASVRERARVAAAG; encoded by the coding sequence ATGGTTTCCGTTATCACCGGCGGTGCCGGGGGGATGGGGCTGGCCACCGCGAAGATCGTCGGTCGCCAGCAGCCCGTCGTGCTCTGCGATATCCGGCAAGACCGGCTGGAGGCCGCTGCGGATGTGCTGCAGGAACACGACATCGTGACCGTGCACTGCGACGTCACCGATCGCGACGCGGTCGCCTCGCTGTTCGCCACCGCGGCCGGAATCGGGCCCCTCACCTCGGTGATCCACGCCGCCGGAGTCAGCCCGAGCATGGGTGACGCCGACTACGTCATGCGGACCAATGCGATCGGCACTCTCAACGTCAACGAGATCTTCCTTGGTACGGCACCCGGGGGCGCCGCGATCGTCAACGTCGCGTCCATGGCCGCACACCTGCTGCCCGACGAGTTGATTCCCACCGGCCAGTTCCCGCTGGCATTGCACGATTCCGGTGAGTTCACCGATGCCATGGCGGCGGTATGCGACCCGATGCCGCCGGAGGTGCGTTCGGGTTTCGCCTACGCGGTGAGCAAGGCGTTCGTCCGCTGGTACTCCAGCGCGCAGGCCGAGCGGTTCAACGGTCGCGGGCTGCGCATCGTCTCGGTCTCGCCCGGTTCGGTGGACACCGAGATGGGCCGGTTGGAGGAGCGGGCCGGTGCGGGGGCGATGGTTACCGACGCCGCGGTCCCGCGCTGGGGAACGCCTGAGGAGATGGCTGAACTGCTGGCGTTCTGCGTCAGCAACCAGGCGGGTTATCTCACCGGAACCGACATTCTCAACGACGGCGGGGTGGTGGCGTCGGTACGGGAGCGCGCGCGGGTGGCTGCGGCCGGCTGA